The proteins below are encoded in one region of Triticum aestivum cultivar Chinese Spring chromosome 1B, IWGSC CS RefSeq v2.1, whole genome shotgun sequence:
- the LOC123086183 gene encoding uncharacterized protein — translation MLAAAAGLIFWRYDRNSSLLLDTSTMAFSIVPLPVTITTHTMMPPGAYAIGDTEAGVCCLLLMVGRTTLQVWLLKKKDGGGGHAWELEKQSHIGWLDSFNRRFGVHMVAAGLAIVYCMSCKFSHFVIDLKDLSLMDKFRCHRTMAYTLSKCHGHLLRWCLLLRVIDPPHPKHMLAEMLKINTKHPLLVGSARAMMKWSHVFS, via the exons ATGCTCGCTGCTGCGGCCGGGCTCATCTTCTGGAGATATGACCGGAACTCCTCGCTCCTGCTCGACACCAGCACCATGGCATTCTCCATCGTCCCTCTGCCAGTTACAATAACGACGCACACGATGATGCCGCCGGGAGCATACGCCATCGGAGACACCGAGGCCGGTGTGTGTTGCCTTTTGCTTATGGTCGGCAGGACTACGCTGCAAGTGTGGCTACTCAAGAAGAAGGACGGCGGTGGCGGGCATGCGTGGGAGTTGGAGAAGCAAAGCCATATCGGCTGGCTGGACAGCTTCAACCGGCGGTTCGGCGTTCATATGGTGGCTGCTGGGCTGGCAATTGTTTACTGTATGAGTTGCAAATTTTCTCACTTTGTCATTGATCTCAAGGACCTGAGCCTCATGGATAAGTTCCGTTGTCATCGAACCATGGCGTATACCCTTTCCAAATGCCATGGCCACCTGCTGCGTTGGTGCCTACTTCTCCGTGTGATCGACCCACCACACCCCAAACATATGCTTGCGGAG ATGCTCAAAATCAACACGAAGCACCCTCTTCTAGTAGGAAGCGCAAGAGCAATGATGAAGTGGAGCCATGTATTCTCGTAG